The genomic stretch TGTTCCTTTCTCGTTTTATATGCCTTTGAACATGTCATGATAATGTAACTGATCATATTCTTGCTTATTGAAGGTTATTTACACATGGATGGAAGGTAGAAGTAGTGCTAACACAGTTGAAAATGGTGTAGATCATTCTCAAGTTCGATGTAGTCCTAGTCCATTAACCCATCAGATTGGGAAAGTAAAATGTGCATGTGAGTCCACAGGAACGGGGAAAAGGAAATATTCTGAATGTATCATAGATGTTTCTGACACTACCGGAACACATCCGATAGATGAAATATTGCTCTGGCATAATgcaattaaaaaagaattaaatgaGATAGCAGTGGAGACCAGAAAGATACAATTGTCTGGAGATTTTACCAATCTGTCAGCTTTTAATGAAAGGTTGCAATTCATTGCAGAAGTTTGCATATTTCACAGGTATTGCTTTAACTTTGTTCTATACCATGTAGAAGTATCACGTGTTTTTTCAGTTAAAAAAGTCATTATTTTGATTTCCTGTTGGATGTTTCTTTTTTAACTCATTTTGCAACATAAAAGAGTGCTGTATTTTAATTCCTTTTATACATAAAAGAGTGTGtattttaattcccttttatatatTGATTTACAAATTGAAATTTACAAAAGATTGAAGTGTGCTACTTTCTTAAATGCTATCCTCTTGGGGAGAATCTGTTGTTTTGATCTCCTGTAGTATATTGAGTGGCAAAATGATTTTGAAAGAAAGTCCGTTAAGTTATCTACTTTCTAAAAGCTTCCCTCTTTAGTCAATTCTTTCTCTCAATTCTCAAGGACTGACTAATTGACTTTTCTATAAAATGCAGTATTGCTGAGGACAGGGTTATTTTTCCAGCAGTAGACGCAGAGCTATCTTTCTTTCAGGAGCATGCTGAAGAAGAAAGCCAATTTAATGACTTCCGGTGTTTGATTGAAAGAATTCAAGGTGAAGGAGCAACATCTAACTCCGAAGTTGAATTTTATTCCAAGTTGTGCTCACATGCTGATCATATAATGGAAACCATCCAGAGGCATTTCAAGAATGAAGAAGTTCAGGTGAGTCTTCATTGCTTGAGTGAGATGTGGACTGTACGTAGTGTTAATCTTCAAAAGCATGTCATAGCTTGGCAAACGCCTGATAAGTATAAGCAATGCTTTTATTAAGtgaattaattatttgtttttccGGTAGATAAATATGATGTAGGAGAGGTTCTGTACTTCTTAATCCCTAGTTGAATTATGGAAAAAAGTTGGTCAAAATAGTTGCAACAGTAAgctatcttttttatttaattttttttaatacatgaTAGATTCTGTCTCATCTGTAGGTTCTTCCACTTGCTCGGAAGCACTTTAGTATCAAAAGGCAACGTGAACTTCTGTATCAAAGCTTGTGCATGATGCCTCTGAAATTGATTGAACGTGTGCTGCCATGGTTGGTTGGATCATTGACTGAAGATGAAGCAAAGATGTTTCTGAAAAATATGCAATTAGCAGGTTTTCtgtctattttaaaattttcttcttGTGGAAAGAAAATACATATATGATGAGTACTTTAGCATGAGACTTCCAATCTAACAATTTTGCAATTCATTCCAGCTCCAGCGACAGACTCTGCTTTAGTCACACTCTTTTGTGGTTGGGCTTGCAAGGCTCGTAACTATGGTCTGTGTTTGTCTTCAAGTGCATTAGGTTGCTGTCGTGCTCAAACATTTGCTGACATTGAAGAGAATATTGTTCAGCCCTCCTGTGGTTGTGCTTCTACATCATCTGCTAGAGATTGTTTTCTGTTAACTGGATCAGATTCCCAAAGATCAGTGAAGCGCAACACGACGGAGTTGCACAAGAATGGAGACGTCCCAGAAACTTTAGAAAATGAAAGTATCCAGAAACAATGTTGCAGTCCCCGATCTTGTTGTGTGCCAGCTTTAGGAGTTAACACTAACAATTTGGGGCTCAGTTCACTTTCTACAGCCAAGTCTTTACGCTCCTTGTCTATCGCCTCTTCTGCCCCATCCCTGAATTCTAGTCTTTTCATATGGGAAACAGACAGCAGCCCATGTGATGTAGGATCGACAGAAAGACCAATTGATACCATATTTAAATTCCATAAAGCTATACGCAAAGACTTGGAGTATTTAGATGTTGAGTCTGGGAAGCTTAATGAAGGTGATGAAACTACCATTCACCAATTTAGTGGAAGGTTTCGTCTTCTATGGGGTTTATATAGAGCTCATAGTAATGCTGAAGATGATATAGTATTCCCTGCATTGGAATCCAAAGAGACACTTCATAATGTGAGCCATTCATACATGCTAGACCATAAGCAGgaagaaaaattatttgaagATATTTCTTGTGTTCTTTCTGAGCTTTCATCGCTTCATGAAGCCATGCAGAAGTCCCACATGTCGGAGAATTTAGATGAAATTAATATGGGATCTTCTGATGCTAAAGATAGTGATAATATCAGAAAGTACAATGAGCTTGCAACTAAGCTTCAAGGGATGTGCAAATCAATAAGAGTGACCCTGGATCAGCATATTTTTCGGGAAGAACTTGAGCTCTGGCCATTGTTTGGGAAATATTTTACTGTGGAAGAGCAAGACAAGATAGTGGGCCGAATAATTGGAACTACAGGTGCTGAAGTTCTCCAATCTATGTTACCATGGGTAACTTCTGCACTTACTGAAGACGAACAGAACAAAATGATGGACACCTGGAAACAGGCAACTAAGAACACTATGTTCAATGAATGGCTAAATGAATGCTTAAAAGAGAGTCCAGTACCTGTTTCACCAACAGAAACATCAGAGTGTAGCACTTCTCAAAGAGGTTTGTAATATGCTTTGAGTTATTTTCATTCTATGGCAATTGCTGGATGAATAATTGAAAGTATCATGTGTTATGGTATTGTCTCAGGTGCTGACTATCAAGAAAGCTTGGACCTCAATGATCAGATGTTCAAGCCAGGTTGGAAAGACATATTCCGGATGAATCAGAATGAACTTGAATCAGAGATCCGGAAGGTCTATCGTGACTCGACTCTTGATCCAAGGAGAAAGGCATATCTTGTCCAGAATCTAATGACAAGGTTGCTTCTGGTGACCATTATCTCTTGTTTACATAAATCTGACATTCTGACAATAAACTGCATCTTCattttttatagaattttaGTCTATCTCATCAAGCTGTAGTTGATTAGTTAATGTTATGTTGTAGTCGTTGGATTGCTGCCCAGCAGAAGTTACCAAAAGCTTTATCTGGGGACTCCTCTAATAAAGAAATAGAAGGACGCTCACCATCATTTCGGGACCCAGAGAAGCAAGTTTTGGGTTGTGAGCATTATAAGAGAAATTGTAAGGTTCGTGCAGCTTGTTGTGGCAAGTTATTTACATGCAGATTTTGCCATGACAATGTGAGCGACCACTCAATGGATaggtaaatatttttttaatcatatttcaTAATATTTTATGTGGATTATATTTCTAATTACCCATTGATGATTGCAGAAAAGCAACATTGGAAATGATGTGTATGGTGTGTCTGACTATACAGCCAGTTGGGCCTGTATGCATGTCTCCTTCATGTAATGGACTTTCAATGGCCAAGTACTATTGCAATATTTGCAAGTTTTTTGATGATGAAAGGTATTTTTGCATTTGATTCTTGCTTTAGAAGTAAATCTTCAACAAATGCCTTTGACCTAGTACCTTGGTTATTGTAGTGAATTACATTAGGACTGAGATTAACTTATCACCTATGGTTATGGATAATCTGTATCCACCATTTAACGTATAAAGTCAATTAGTAAACAAAATAAACTTGTGGAGGTTTCATAGGAATGATACAGGACATTCAGTAAATATTAATGATTGAAGTAAATGAGTGCAATGCTGAATCCATACCCTGTAATACAaattcatatattttcaaaatgaCAGAGGATATACAAATATGTTTGAACATGGAATTGTGATTCCAATAttcacaaattttttattcttgtatATACAGATGTATGTTTTATTTATACTTGTGATTCTGTGAAATAATATGGAAAATGTTTCCTATGGTCACTGCTACGTGATTGCCTTAGAGGGAACTGCTTGGAAACTTGTGCCCTATTTGATTcagtttatttatcttttccttGTAGATTTTCGGATGCTAATTTGagaatctttttttttcagGAATGTGTATCATTGCCCATATTGCAATATTTGCCGTGTTGGCCAAGGGCTTGGGATTGACTATTTTCATTGCATGAAATGCAATTGTTGCTTGGGAATAAAATCAACATCTCACAAGTGCCTGGAGAAAGGTTTAGAAATGAACTGCCCAATATGCTGTGATGACTTGTTCACATCAAGTGCAACAGTCAGGGCTCTACCATGTGGACATTACATGCATTCAGCTTGCTTTCAGGTATGTCATGCTCATTTTAGGATTTTTCCCTATAGAACAAGGGGTAAAGAGTATTTGAAACATTTATCTCTTATCTTCTTTCTGATTCTTCAAATGAAGTAATTTCAAGGAAGGTTTCTCATTCAATTTTACACTTTGTTGTGAAATGTTAGGCATACACATGTAGTCACTACACATGCCCAATCTGCAGCAAGTCATTGGGAGATATGGCGGTAAGAATATTCTCTTCGTAAATATCTACGAGCAGGTCTGGTATTGTATAGCTGTTTTTTTATTGTGCATACAATTATGTGCTATGATTGATCTttacaaacttctgcatgtgaTGGCACTATATTAGGTGTTTGATAAAACTAAATAGTGTAAGGATACATGTGCTTTTGTTGACATTTCATTAGAAGATTTAGAAAAGATTAGTGATATCAAAGAATGCTCATGTTAAATCTTGGTACCATAAACTATTTGGGTATGAAATGATTAACTAAGGGATATCTAAGGTGAGAGGGTTGGAGGTACAGTTGTACTCTTGGTAGACTACTATTAGGATATAAATATTTGGTCGAAAAGCACTGGTTATCGAACTCTTCTGAGTTCTGATCCTGCTTTCATGTGGAAAGTGAAATGCATAATATTACATGGCATGCAATACTTAATTGTTCTTTACCATCCCAGGTTTACTTTGGTATGCTTGATGCTCTATTGGCTACTGAGGAGCTTCCTGAAGAGTACAGGACCCGCTATCAGGTAATACTTCTGTTGCATGAATATTATTTGGTCTGATTACTCGTCTGTATTCTTTGTGGCTTCTTTGCAATGATGCATTTTGGCTTTTTAATTTACTCGAAAAAAGCAAGTCAGTTAATCtcaaatgaaaatttaaaatttgtttcgTATCGTTTGCTTTATGCACTCAATTATACAGTTTCCCCATCTGTTTCTATGTTTTATGAAATTTCTTTCATGTCTAAATTTATGACTTACATGTCTCATTTTGTATACACAGTGAGAAACATTATTTTGTTGgatactatttttcattcagCCACCACCCAGATTTTTCATCACAATCTACAATACTTTTGTGCCAGCTCCACATGCAAATTTTTAATAGacattaaataatattacaatgTTTAACTCAAGGTAGTCAAAGGCGAAGGTGCCATGAATGCTGAGCCTCAACTTTGAAAGGCGCAGAAGCTTTTCTTGCCTTGCCTTTTGCATTTTACGCACCTTTGACTATTCTGTTTTAAGTATTATGTTTAATTACTTAGCAGTTAAAATACCCTTGTGGCTTTGTGATTGGGAGGAAACAGGATCTGCAAAAGCCGCCAGATACTAGGGATGAGATTTCATATTCTTACATAGCTCATGTTTTCTTCCTCCAGTAACTCATATAGCAtagaaattttgtttttttctccCTCCTGTTCATGATCAGTGCCAATGGAATGAATATGCTGAAATTTGTTAGGCAAATAATGAACCTAGAAGTGGTATTTTGTAATGGCAATGCAGGACGTACTCTGCAATGACTGTGATAGAAAGGGCACTTCACGTTTTCACTGGTTATATCACAAATGTGGATTCTGTGGCTCCTACAATACTAGGGTGATCAAGACTGAGGCTACCAATTCTAGCTGCTCCTAGTCCTAGTTAGTGGTGCTCCTATTTGACGAAAGAGCTAAAGAGGTACAGGAGTTTGTAAATAACATGTATAGCCAATCCAAAATTTTCCACTACAAGGATCTTTGGTTATGGATTCCTCTTTTTCATGATTTAAGTTACAAAGTTCTCTTTCTCTTCCCAGATGCCTTCTCATGAGTTTGAAGCACCAAATCAGTTCCTTAGTTATGTATAGATGAACACTTTCAAACTTATATTTTTGCAATTGATAACTTAGTATATCCTCTtgtacttttccctctctattTCGCTGTTTTAAGTTCATTGACTGTTTATAAGAGACTAGCTACCCTAGGTCAGCTTCTGCATGAGCTTagttttgtttctatttttaaatGATAGTAAATAATCATAATGTATGCCAGTTTCTCTAATATTTTAACCTGAAAAGATTTTAATTAAGTAGCTTAGGTTCCGTTCATGTATAATAGATAATTTTGAGCATGATTGTATAGTAATATTACACACAATTGAATGATCATGCAAATTACGTGATTAATTGCTACTTTGGTAGTTTATAGTTAGTTAAGGGTGTAAACAatgttttactttcttttttttttttttgatttttcccTAATACGTTTAAATTTGCgcaaagaaatttttttaattgaacaGTTATTCCCCATATGGCAGTTAGAATTAGGCACAGAATAAGagttgaaattgaaattggacATCCGATTTCAAAGTAGGACTGGCAATAGGTAATCTTACCCGCGggttaataaatttttaaaaattttactatATCTTATCCGTAGGTTGagaatttcttaattttaattttactcgCACTCTAATATTTTAAACCTGATTCAACccgcaaaaaaataaaaaaattttgaataaatataaaatttagccattctaaattttatacatattaataaaatacaaaataaaaaactgtttaaattaaaattaaaaacaataaaatctttaaaaaatttaacataaaattataaataatatgatcattaattagtttatttgttatttcaaatttttataagaaaagGATTGTGAGTTTAATACTCATTTTCTTTACTATATACATaacttttacatatatattatataatatattaaaggTGTGGGTAGGATAGAGTAGGGTATACCTTGAACCCGTATCTTACCCTACCCGTCGGCAAACTCACACCGCATTCTACCCTATCCTACCCGCAACGAATTGGGTAGACAACCCTACTCTAACGGATTAGTCCGGCCCTAATTACAAGTTTGGGAGTTGGGACAACTTATAAAACTCGGATATCCTCATTACTAATTTCATGGAATTGATAAATAATTGGTAAGTGCTCTTAATCTTGAATCTAATATGAATAATCAATTCATAACGTCTATAaggttcttttaatttttcccATTTATATATTATCCACCATACTTATTTAAATATAGTATTTTTATCAAAAGATAATATGAAAGCTTTgcgttatatatatatatatatatatattgcaatTATGACTAAATTATTCTTTACAATAATAACCTTGATGGCCAAGTGCAACGACCTTCTCAATTACATCAGTCAAGTTAATAAATGAACTCTAATTTAAACTTAACTAgtgataaatattaaataataaaaattcctAAAACTACACAAATAAGCACTTTCTTATGAGACTATATTATAACTTATGACAACTACTTATTTAACTTATTCTATCTTATTTATTCGCATTTATCAATTAGAAATATAACTCAATTCTTAAATTCAtgagaatattttaaaaataaaaaatactatttacatgctaaaattaattatcatgtatttatatataaatatatgtataatttaactcatttttaatgtat from Arachis stenosperma cultivar V10309 chromosome 9, arast.V10309.gnm1.PFL2, whole genome shotgun sequence encodes the following:
- the LOC130950857 gene encoding zinc finger protein BRUTUS-like; this translates as MATPLTGVQHLEGVAVLPNRVSKVESSNGGAFNGSSQLESPILIFSFFHKAIRNELDALHRSAMAFATGDGDRSELRPLSERYHFIRSMYRHHSNAEDEVIFPALDIRVKNVAQTYSLEHKGESNLFDHLFELLNSSTHNDESFPRELASCTGALHTSVSQHLAKEEEQVFPLLIEKFSLEEQASLVWQFLCSIPVNMMAEFLPWLSTSISPEESQDLRKYLSKIVPEETLLQKVIYTWMEGRSSANTVENGVDHSQVRCSPSPLTHQIGKVKCACESTGTGKRKYSECIIDVSDTTGTHPIDEILLWHNAIKKELNEIAVETRKIQLSGDFTNLSAFNERLQFIAEVCIFHSIAEDRVIFPAVDAELSFFQEHAEEESQFNDFRCLIERIQGEGATSNSEVEFYSKLCSHADHIMETIQRHFKNEEVQVLPLARKHFSIKRQRELLYQSLCMMPLKLIERVLPWLVGSLTEDEAKMFLKNMQLAAPATDSALVTLFCGWACKARNYGLCLSSSALGCCRAQTFADIEENIVQPSCGCASTSSARDCFLLTGSDSQRSVKRNTTELHKNGDVPETLENESIQKQCCSPRSCCVPALGVNTNNLGLSSLSTAKSLRSLSIASSAPSLNSSLFIWETDSSPCDVGSTERPIDTIFKFHKAIRKDLEYLDVESGKLNEGDETTIHQFSGRFRLLWGLYRAHSNAEDDIVFPALESKETLHNVSHSYMLDHKQEEKLFEDISCVLSELSSLHEAMQKSHMSENLDEINMGSSDAKDSDNIRKYNELATKLQGMCKSIRVTLDQHIFREELELWPLFGKYFTVEEQDKIVGRIIGTTGAEVLQSMLPWVTSALTEDEQNKMMDTWKQATKNTMFNEWLNECLKESPVPVSPTETSECSTSQRGADYQESLDLNDQMFKPGWKDIFRMNQNELESEIRKVYRDSTLDPRRKAYLVQNLMTSRWIAAQQKLPKALSGDSSNKEIEGRSPSFRDPEKQVLGCEHYKRNCKVRAACCGKLFTCRFCHDNVSDHSMDRKATLEMMCMVCLTIQPVGPVCMSPSCNGLSMAKYYCNICKFFDDERNVYHCPYCNICRVGQGLGIDYFHCMKCNCCLGIKSTSHKCLEKGLEMNCPICCDDLFTSSATVRALPCGHYMHSACFQAYTCSHYTCPICSKSLGDMAVYFGMLDALLATEELPEEYRTRYQDVLCNDCDRKGTSRFHWLYHKCGFCGSYNTRVIKTEATNSSCS